The following nucleotide sequence is from Apodemus sylvaticus chromosome 2, mApoSyl1.1, whole genome shotgun sequence.
tatgtgactgtgtgattgtgtgtgcacatgagtgattgtgtgtgtgtgtgtgtgtgtgtgtgtgcctgtgtgtgtatgatagATGTACAGGtcctatacatttatatatgtctatgtacctAGATCCTTATTTACTTTGATGTTCATATTGTCAGTGTGGGCTACTTAATGTCACTCTCCTGTCTATCTACCCTAACTCAGCAGCCTTTGGCTGCTTCTTGAATTTTAGAACAGTGTTGCCCAGGTTCCTCTGAATAGTTCTTGGGTCAGATTTAGGTTTGGGGACTTGGAAGGGAACTGACTCTTGTTAATAACATATATGAATAGGAGAACATGAGTGAAGATCAATGGTACTTAGTGCAAGGCAGTTGTCATAGCTTTAAGAAGTTTCagtgggagaagggaaagaacGTATATCCTGAGAAACACGTGGTCTGTTCTCATACTAATATTTCTAATCCAAGCTTAAGGTTTTGaagatttctatttttattctcaAAAAATGTATGTTTCTATATATTATTTCTCTTGAAACTAAAATCCTTGACTCCAGAGATGTCTccaatttcatttgatatatagTGCCATGAAATATCCCATACATCGTAGGTTCAGAATAGGGACTGTGGCTGAGCAATAACCAATCACAATTAGAGTACTTTTTAATGCCGTTTCtgatttctttagaatttttagaCCCCTGGGTTGTTTATTTCTGGAGATTTTTGGCCACGTGCTGGTTCTGAAAGCCACTGAACTTAAGACTCATATTCTACTACTCAGCAGCTCCTTGGGtccccagcaccatttttttttttttttttttggtgttgttcAAATAGTGCTTAATTTCTTTCCTTCAACTTATTTAAACGTATGCAAAATATAATAACGTTTCCAAAGTCAAAATTGTATGACTCATTTATCTAATCTTGTCCCATATCCATTAACTCCTTTTTGCCACCATCCTCTTCCAAGTTTCTCTCAATGTAATATGTCAATGTCCTCCATAATATCCACGAGTATGTGTGTTTATTCTTGCTGCCCTGGTCCCATTTGCTcactgtctttctgggtctgattATATGCACACATCTCATTCCCACATATggtttgtttccagttttctgCCTCAGTCAATGTCCTCAAACACACCCCTGTTTTTAAAGAACCATGATAGGTTTTCAGATGAGTGTCTTCTCAGGCGAAGAGTGGATGTACTTGTAATTTTGTAAAACAGttacttttaaatgttaaatttacTAAACTGATAGATTcagttcttttcttcatttttccttttacagagaaagaaaaacactatcTTATTGTAATAaccacttttaaaaaagaatttatttgtgAAATTCAAGTTAAATCATACATGCATTTTGGTGCAGGATACATCTTACATAGTACGAAAGATCCAGAAATTTCTGTTCTCCAAAACATTTTGTCTGAGGGAATAATGTAATGCACATGGCCAAAGAAGATTTTATTTGTCAAATATGGAAAAGTAAACACagaattaaatatataatgaTTCTTTTCTAggcaaaacattttctttttcataaatctCCAACATTTTTGATTTATCCAATAATAATTATACCTTTGAAATAACTCTCCTTCTTCATAATATTGCAATCTGGCAAGAAATAAATGCAAGGATGCTTGGCAAGTTGTAAGTAATACCCAGTGGAATGATTGAATAAAGTGTTCATAAATCGGCTACTTGTTTCCTGGAgcctaaaatttaatttaaacttttaagTTTGTAATGCAATGCTTTTGCCGCTCTCGATGATGCTCATATAAGTTAAATTTGCACACTTAAATTGTCTTCTGTTATTTTAATAACCATTGTCTTCTTAAATTAGTACTAGCTATCGCAAGAGGTTGATCAAGTCATGTTCACATTCATATCTGAGACACTGCAAGGATTCAGTCTCTAAACATTTGAACAGTACATTGAAAATGATGATTTCACATTTGGAAAGCAGCTTGGTGTGAATAAAAAcacacaggttaaaaaaaaagtaacgcATCAGTAAAATCAGAGGAGCAGATTACCAATGATTTGTTTCCTTAAGTATGAGAAAAATGCTTACGAAAGAAGCTTCCGAAATCTGGGCCGGAAATCACCTATCTTCCTTCTCTTGGGCTTCTTCCAGCCTAAAGACAACAAAATAACAATTATCATATGGCTTCAGTCTGACAATCACTTTAAATCAACTTTTCTAGCATACTTTTGATCTTACCTCATTTCATCTAACTAGATTATAAAGCCCTGAGGCACTCAGCTGCTACTGTTCTACAGGTGAAACTGAAGCTGTGACTACTGTCTCCTACAGCCAGACAGTATATGCCTGCTGTCTGAGAAATCAAGGCAGCACACACCAAGCTGTTAGATTTGTAGGATTAACATAGAAGTGGCCATTTGGCACTcataaaatgaatacagaaagtAGTATTTGCCTTTGgaattattcattttctttgcttgatgactgaaaaagaaaagctttattACCTTTAATGCAAGCGCGGTCACAAGCATCCAGataataaaagttattttcattcCCACCACAGCCAGTATAGGTGAAGGTCTCacatgttttgtttcttgaattAAAATAATAGCGGGTCACATTGGCAGAACACAGACCTTCATCCTTTGGGCTGGAGCAAAATGATGGAactttatgaaaaagaaaaagaaattagaaatactGTTAATACCAGACTAAGAGACAGTGACGCCCAATGGAGTCTAGCTGGAGAAAAATCTCACAGAGACCTCATTCTGAATACAAAATACTGAACCATTCGAAACAGGTCTGTCTCATGTCACAGGGAAAGGGAAGCTTACCTGCTCTATTTTGATTGTTCTATTTTTTATGAAATTAAGAATTTAAACTTTtacatgtgtgcgtgtgagtatgtgcgtgtgttcacatgtgtgggtgtgcatatgtgtgcatgtatatgtacatgtgtgtaagtatgtgtgtatgtgtctgtgtatgcatgtgtgtcctaTGTTCTATGTTTATATCATTCCCCACTCTAGTCAGCCCCTCCTCAATTTTATAAGCTAAAGTAATGCCTTCTAAACCTGTGTATTTACACACTTTTCTATGTAAAAAGAAATTAAGCCTCCAGTTGGACATCCTAAAATGCACTTAAGTTTCAGAGGATAGTACGTGGCATATTTAACATTCTTGGGCTAGTGCCATCACCTACATACATTCAGTATTTGATTATGCATGCCCAACACAGTACAGCAACACAGCTTTCCCAAACTCTTTGCCAAAGGAGATGTcatgattacattttttttttaaatttgtgtatcTCTGCTACATCTGGTGAACCCGGCTGAAGAGatggggaaaagagagaaggacAGAATATTTTTGTGATATAATTACCAAAAAATAGAGAAATTTAACCAAGGTCTTAACCCTACATGTTCCAATATTCCTGCTccctatttacacacacacacacacacacacacacacacacacacaccacgagaAAAAGTGTTATGTCCCTCACCATCCATTAGACCCCTTCCTCTACATTTTATGTATAAATTGAAGACATGGATAATACAATATGAATCTACACTAATCTAAACAGTACTTGGGACCAACAGTGCTTCACATTTCATGGTTTTCCAAATTctgaaacatttgtttttatataatgaGGTATCTTGCAGATGGGGTGCTGGGATGCAATTCTAAATAAGAAGTTCATAGTGTTTCATATACATCTTCTATGCAGGGCTTGAAGATAATGTAACACAAAAATATTAGtacacctgcttttttttttactgctatCCATCAGCTGAGGTCAAGTGTGAAAACTTCCATTTGGGAAGCAAGGTTTGTGCTTACAAGTTTCTGATTTTGAGTTTTCACATTACAGAGTTTCTAATTAGAGATCCTCAATTGATGTTCTCTAGGAACAAGGGAAaaagtagcattttttttttttgctaataacTTTGTCACAGTCTGGCCTTGAGAATTTTGCGCATTATCAACCTTTAGCTTGTACCCATACATGGAAAAATAAGGACATGTTGCCTCCTATAGGGCAGACGTTACTAAagtcaatacacacacatacgcacacacaaagGCATGCAGTCATGCAGACGCACACTACATCACATAATAGTGTAATCACCAGCGTAcaaacaatattaatttcaaatcaaATTATTGATCttcatataaaaaatttaaatgaaaacttGAAATAGAAGTACCACAATGAAAGTACTTACTACTTCTCCTTGGCTCACATAAGTCCTTACATGTAGCTTCCTCGGAGAACACGTTCATAGTATTGCTACACAGACCGGGCCCAAGGGGCTCACACGTCATGGTATTCAGGTTGAAGAAAAACTGTATATGGGGCTTATCACATGGATACGTTCTGAGTTCTAGTCGACAAACTCGAGGAacttctggggaggggggaagcaaaTAAACACGTTATTCAAACTAATCTTCTTTGGTTATTATGAAGGACAGAAACAAGCTTAGTGAGGAGTTGGAACAAGAAGAATAAATCCTTATCCACTCTCGATAAGAAAGTACATGGGTGTAACCACTATGGTCGTCATCAGGGAAGGTCTTCCGAAAGTAGAATAGTTCTATCACACCACCCAGTTCTATCCAAGTCAAAGATGTAGCTAAAGAGCCCTCAGTGTACACATCACAGAAATATCTGCACAAGAGCTGAAGAATGGAGACACCCTAGTTGCCCAATAAcagatagattttaaaataaatatggctGAATGTACCATGGAATGCTTTTCAGATGAAGGTAAAGATGAAGTCGCAGTGTTTCTAGGGAAATGTGCGAAACCGGAGAatgtcatgaaaaacaaaacacgcAACACTCAGAAGGACAAACAGCTCTCACTGACTCTCTTAAGCACTCTAGCTTAAAGTGTATGTATGATGGAAGTAAAAAGGTGGATGAGTGAGGTGCGGGAGGACATAGATGTGGGGAGAGGGACAAAGAGTTCACAAAGCACATGCGTAATGAGAGCTGAAGGTGTGGCTACCTGGAAGCACGCAGCATGAGACGGGAAGGTGTGATTACCTGGCTATAAGGACCAGCAAAAAGGGACAAGGGATAAGCAAGGTGCAGAAGGAAGgtgagaactcacagagatatgcttgTTCGAATGAGCCCAATAAAGCCCACCATTGGGTATGCTCACCCAAGAAACTAATAAGATGCTAATAAAAACCAAAGCGGCTTTCCTAGTAGTACTTCTGAAACATTACCATCATTTCTGAAACTGCTGGGGGCTAATAACCTTATTTCATACTGGAATAGTGAACTCCAAAATTCTCCCATTCATCTGAAGGTAAGCTTTTGATAGAGTGAGCAGGTTTGAAACCAGTGATACAGGTTTCAAATTCCACAGAAAGGCTGCTTGCTCTCTGTTTCTGTAGGAAAGGTTATTCCCACCAGTACACGTTTCTTCCTGGCTGAGTTTCTTGGTGGCCAAAGCCCCACACCATCTTTAATAGATGTAAATGTAAAATggcaaagtaaaagaaaacagacactcGTGAAGGTTGGCTATCTATATGTCTACACTAATCCAAGTGTCTGGTTACAAAAGAAAAATCGGATAATGAGCTAAATAACACTTcaaaaaaataaccaataaaaaagcatTCCCTATGGATGGGTAATAGACAGGAGGCAACAGTGGTCTCTAAGACAGTATTTCTGGAACTAATGACAGATGCAGAAGAGTACCCGTGCCCCATGCATTTATTGTGGCCTGAGGTGAACGCATGGCATCTTTCCCAAAGTTCACTCAGGCACTGAGCTGCAATGGTATCTGGTATTGAAATAAACTGTTAGTGGTTGTAGATTTGGAGTTCCTTTGGAGAAACTTCAAAGCAATCCTGTGGGAGGTAGGTACAAACTCTGACCCGCCCCTTCCGGCAGCTGCGGGCTGAGTTCTGTGCAACACGGAACACTTACTCTCGATATTTCCACAAGTGTGTTCACAGAGTTCCCGACTGTGGAAGTTGTTTGCATTGCCCAGGCAGCCTCCATACTTGAATCTGCGGCACTTCTGCTGGTCCCTGTCATAGTAGAATCTGGGGATAAAGGCCTGACAAGGTCCCACGTCCAAGGGCAAGAGGCAGATCTCTAGATTATTCCCTGTAAAATGGCCAGAAGGAATGAAACAAGGGAGACGGTCAGATTTGGTGCCTAGCAGGGACTGGAAGATCTGACCCCAGAGCTCTCCACAGAAGTTTCTGAACCAACTAGGGAGTGACTTCCCCCTTGGGCGGCGCCAGGGACCTAAAGACTGCCTAGCAAGGAAGCGGGTGTCTGGAAGGCAACAAAAAAGGGCAAGGGGGATCCTGGGCGGATACCTTGGGCAGACACTGAAGCGAGGCCAAGAGCAGAGCCCACCAGGAGTAGCGGCAGATTCCACAGTCGCAGGGAAGTAGCGGGGTCCATAGTGCCCGGTGGTGCTGTGGCTCCCTGGACGCGGGCAGGGAGGAGAGTGCTAGTTGCCTGCTCACAGAAGAGCGGCCTTTAAGCCACCCCTGGACCCCCAACAGGGGCGGAGCTCCAAACGTGGCTGATTCATGTGATGTGTGTCAGTGGCCCATCCCGCCCCCGCGCTCAATGTGTCCCAAGAGGAATTTCCCGGGAGTTGGGAAGTTGAGCCTGATTTCCAGTTTTGTCCCGCAGCCAAGGGATGATGCCTGTGGAATGCTTGTGTGTCAGTGATGGGAAGTGGGCTAGCCAGAGGGAAATGACCCCAGGGAGGATTACTCAAGGTGCCAATTGTCAATTTGCCCCTTCACCTCAAAGAAAGCTGAATCCCAGAGCACAAGTTTGACAgagaggggaaagacagaccCATGGTTCTTATGAACCCTTGCTCATTACTACGCACTCTGAGATCAGAAATCTATTCCAGATGGATTCCACGCAGTAGAAGTTTTAAGGTAAAGCGGATGGAATCTCTCTGCAAAAAGTGGGCCCactccatcagggaccctgtgcttagtccaatggttggctgagagcacccacttcTGTATTTTGGCAGAATCTCTagggagacagctgtatcaggctcctgtcagcaagggattgttggcatccacatttgtTTCtcggtttggtgacagtatatgaggtggatccccaggtggggtctGGATATCCTTttcatcagtctctgctccacactgtgtctctgtttctccctcatcccatgggtattttgttcccccttctaagaaggaccaaagtatccatattttggtctttctttttctagagcTTCGTATGGTctctgaattatatcttggagaaaggacccaaggagctgaagaagcttTCAGCCCCAAagaaggagcaacaatatgaaccaaccagtacccccagagctcccagggactaaactaccaaccaaagagtacacatgggggacccatggctccagctgcatatgaagtagaggatggcctgcttggacatcagtgggaggagagacccttgacCCTGAAAAGGTTCTATGCCCCAGTCTAGGAGAATACCAAGACAcaaaaatgggagtgggtgggttggtgagcagggggaggggggcagaggataacattcgaaatgtaaataaagaaaatatataataaaaaaaagaaagagaaaaaaagaaaaaaaaagtcagcaccCTAATCAAAACTGCAGCACAGTTTTTTTCTTacctttttactttttcttttcttttttcttttgagacagtacCATAGATCCTAGGCTGGCTTTGGATTCATGACCTTGAAATtttatccttctgcctctaccttctccTTGTTGCTGAAGAACTAGAAAGTTGTCATCATTCCAAAAGCTCCCTTTATGACACAAGCCTGTACTAAGGCAAGTTAGCTGATTTCTGTGCCCTTATAGAAGTCTTGGCCTTCCTAAATTTCATATGCATGATATTTTAAATGATGTACTCTTTAggtttatattttgcattttttttaaatttaattttatttatttactacttacttattaattaatttatttaattatttatttattttcgctTTTAGAAACTAGATCTAATGTAGGTCAGGCTGACTTCCAAATGGCTCTACAGCAATGGGTAAACATCAGCAAATGACTGTCCCGCATTTACTCTACCACTTCCTAAGTGCCAAAACTAGAAGCCCGTGTCATCCTGACTGCCTGATGGTTTGTGTTTTTCCTCAACTACTTTTTTGGTGATATGTCTGTGTTGTTTAGTCCGGTAGTTGAAATTTGAAATCCAGCATAGAAATGCCACAGTCTGCAGCTGGTACATATGAATGAAGGTGTGGAATGTGACTTTTACTATTCTTGCATAAAGAGGTATTAGAAGCTGCCACATGGTTATCTGGGATggttttacatcctgattgcaatGATGACCTTTGCAAAGGAAACATAAAAGTCCAGGGAGATCTGCCTGGCAAATTTTGAAGCTTTGGCCAATCCCTTCCCACATATCCTAATCAGCACAGTTAATAAAGTCCACCATTCTTCTGATATAGATTAGATTATGGCCAGCCTTTTGTCTATATGACATCAAAATCAACATTGAAATTTTACACTAGATTTTGAGGGAAAATCGAGGGGAACTTTAAAGGACTCTCTTGAtaaatgtttctttccttctttcttatttcCTCGTTTATCAGACATTCTTTAATAAATAACTATCCCTGATTTTTCCTGAAAATACTAGGATTTTAAAGAAGACCTCTTTCAGACGTCTGTAAGATTCTGAAGAGTACAGCATACTGGTTCTCAGTAGGCCAGTACTCTGGAATATTTTGTACATTACGACTTGTCCTGGTTTTAGGTCCAAGGGTGGAGTCAGATGCCTttagagactagcctggtctgtaAGTGCTGCTAGCATTACTAGATAGCCATGATAAAGGACAGTCAGAGCTCCCAAAGCTTAACTGCCAACTGGGTGGGAGAGATTAGAAgaaagaatgggggaggggcagctgctCACTGATTTACAGGTGCCAGACTTCTAAGGTGGCCAGTTTCCAGCCAGGCCTGAAGCTTCACCTAATGGACAGTTGGGAGAAGGTGACTATAATCCATGAGCCAGAGCCAGCTCAGTTTATAAATCACTGAGATAGCCAGCAGGTTCTAGAAgtcaatcaactccctcccacatTCTAGGGAGAACAGGATTAGGCCCTCCTAGTGCATTCCAGGCAGTATCAGAGAAGGGGAATTTCACCAGGGCTGTGTTCAGAAGAAGAGTTACGATTTATTCgtaaaatttacatatttacgAATTCCCTTTCAGAATATAGTGACATATATCTCC
It contains:
- the Tfpi2 gene encoding tissue factor pathway inhibitor 2 — translated: MDPATSLRLWNLPLLLVGSALGLASVSAQGNNLEICLLPLDVGPCQAFIPRFYYDRDQQKCRRFKYGGCLGNANNFHSRELCEHTCGNIEKVPRVCRLELRTYPCDKPHIQFFFNLNTMTCEPLGPGLCSNTMNVFSEEATCKDLCEPRRSIPSFCSSPKDEGLCSANVTRYYFNSRNKTCETFTYTGCGGNENNFYYLDACDRACIKGWKKPKRRKIGDFRPRFRKLLS